Proteins co-encoded in one Ponticoccus alexandrii genomic window:
- a CDS encoding methyltetrahydrofolate cobalamin methyltransferase, protein MTRTIVESKTKTAIIGFDQPFCVIGERINPTGRKILNEELERGDFSRVEADALAQVAAGATVLDINSGAVFSNKMAEDPRYADNNFVEPDLMKQLVEKVQAVVDVPLCIDSSVPGALENGLAAAEGRPLLNSVTGEEERLELVLPLVKKYNVPVVAISNDDTGISEDPEVRFAVAKKIVERAADFGIPAHDIVVDPLVMPVGAMGSAGLQVFTLVRRLREELGVNTTCGASNISFGLPNRHGINNAFLPMAMGAGMTSAIMNPVALPVGPKAIAEKRAAVEAAGIVLPPDMDDETFVSLFGMGSTKARPGKEMEAIRAANFLMNQDAGGGNWIAFNKPAGEAGGRRAGGRRRRA, encoded by the coding sequence ATGACCCGCACCATCGTCGAGTCGAAGACCAAGACCGCGATCATCGGCTTCGACCAGCCCTTCTGCGTGATCGGAGAGCGGATCAACCCGACCGGCCGCAAGATCCTGAACGAGGAACTCGAACGCGGCGATTTCAGCCGGGTCGAGGCCGACGCGCTGGCGCAGGTCGCCGCCGGGGCCACGGTGCTGGACATCAATTCCGGCGCCGTCTTTTCCAACAAGATGGCCGAAGACCCGCGTTACGCCGACAACAACTTCGTCGAGCCGGACCTGATGAAGCAGCTGGTGGAAAAGGTGCAGGCGGTGGTGGACGTGCCGCTGTGCATCGACAGCTCGGTGCCGGGTGCGCTGGAGAACGGCCTCGCCGCCGCCGAGGGCCGCCCGCTTCTGAACTCGGTCACCGGAGAGGAAGAGCGGCTGGAACTGGTCCTGCCGCTGGTCAAGAAATACAACGTGCCGGTGGTGGCGATCTCGAACGACGACACCGGTATCAGCGAAGACCCCGAGGTGCGCTTTGCCGTCGCCAAGAAGATCGTCGAGCGCGCCGCCGATTTCGGTATTCCCGCACATGACATCGTGGTCGACCCGCTGGTCATGCCGGTGGGCGCGATGGGCAGCGCCGGCCTTCAGGTCTTCACTCTGGTCCGCCGGTTGCGCGAGGAACTGGGCGTGAACACCACCTGCGGCGCGTCGAACATCTCTTTCGGCCTGCCGAACCGCCACGGCATCAACAACGCCTTCCTGCCGATGGCCATGGGCGCGGGTATGACTTCCGCGATCATGAACCCGGTCGCCCTGCCCGTCGGCCCCAAGGCCATCGCCGAAAAGCGCGCGGCGGTCGAAGCGGCGGGCATCGTGTTGCCGCCGGACATGGATGACGAGACCTTCGTGAGCCTCTTCGGCATGGGGTCGACCAAGGCACGCCCCGGCAAGGAAATGGAGGCCATCCGCGCCGCGAACTTCCTGATGAACCAGGACGCGGGCGGCGGCAACTGGATCGCCTTCAACAAGCCCGCCGGAGAGGCCGGTGGTCGTCGCGCTGGTGGGCGCCGCCGCCGCGCCTGA
- a CDS encoding HAD family hydrolase, with protein MGKALLFDLDGTLLHSDPLHVQVFIEMFEERGRVIDEAFYFEKIHGTHNLETFPHLFPGEDAVALSDQKETRFRERLDDGHPPMPGVTALLDRAEASGWKVAVVTNAPRVNAEHMLSAIGLKDRFTVLVIGDECPRAKPAPDPYLEAMKQLGVAPGDSIAFEDSPSGMIAAAASGAYAVGIRSSADDATLRAAGAAATLEDYTDPALRDVLKRFTEEPAQ; from the coding sequence ATGGGCAAGGCACTTCTTTTCGATCTCGACGGCACCTTGCTGCATTCCGATCCGCTGCACGTTCAGGTCTTCATCGAGATGTTCGAAGAGCGTGGGCGCGTCATCGACGAGGCCTTCTACTTCGAGAAGATCCACGGCACGCATAACCTCGAAACCTTCCCGCATCTCTTCCCCGGAGAGGACGCCGTCGCCCTGTCGGACCAGAAAGAGACGCGCTTTCGCGAGCGTCTGGATGACGGCCACCCGCCGATGCCCGGCGTCACGGCCCTGCTGGACCGGGCCGAGGCCTCGGGCTGGAAGGTTGCCGTGGTGACCAACGCGCCGCGCGTGAACGCCGAGCACATGCTGTCGGCGATCGGCCTGAAGGACCGGTTCACGGTTCTGGTGATCGGCGACGAATGCCCGCGCGCCAAGCCCGCGCCGGACCCGTATCTTGAGGCGATGAAGCAACTGGGCGTCGCGCCCGGCGATAGCATCGCCTTCGAGGACAGCCCCTCGGGCATGATCGCTGCCGCGGCCAGCGGTGCCTACGCGGTGGGGATCCGGTCCTCTGCCGATGACGCCACCCTGCGCGCGGCGGGCGCCGCCGCGACGCTTGAAGATTACACAGACCCCGCGCTGAGGGATGTCCTGAAGCGCTTCACGGAGGAGCCCGCCCAATGA
- a CDS encoding methylenetetrahydrofolate reductase yields the protein MALLNFRKRETQQPGSAALEAFLDGYSIEVMPRTAAKVTSFRDLLPEGTRVYIAHIDGTPIKDMVATAARLAIEGYAVMPHLPARIIPDAATLEHWLQMYRDAAGVKQALLLAGGVSEPHGQFHSSMQLMETGLFDKYGFTRLHVAGHPEGNRDIDPDGGDAAVMEALRWKQAFAERTDAQMALATQFAFDADPIIAWADRLKAEGIDLPIHIGIAGPAKLQTLIKFAIACGVGPSLKVLQKRAMDVTKLLLPYEPTEVLTKLAAHKAANPDFNIERVHFFPLGGINATADWTIQNGGASGRPANG from the coding sequence ATGGCCCTGCTGAACTTCCGCAAGCGCGAAACGCAACAGCCCGGCAGTGCCGCGCTCGAAGCCTTCCTCGACGGCTACTCCATCGAGGTCATGCCGCGCACCGCGGCCAAGGTCACCTCGTTCCGCGACCTGCTGCCCGAGGGCACGCGCGTCTACATCGCCCATATCGACGGAACCCCGATCAAAGACATGGTCGCCACCGCCGCGCGTCTGGCCATCGAGGGCTACGCCGTCATGCCCCATCTGCCCGCACGCATCATCCCCGATGCCGCCACGCTGGAGCACTGGCTGCAGATGTACCGCGACGCGGCGGGCGTGAAACAAGCCCTGCTGCTGGCCGGTGGCGTGTCCGAGCCGCACGGGCAGTTCCACTCCTCCATGCAGCTGATGGAGACCGGGCTTTTCGACAAATACGGCTTCACCCGCCTGCACGTGGCCGGTCACCCCGAGGGCAACCGCGACATCGACCCCGACGGCGGCGACGCGGCGGTGATGGAGGCGCTGCGCTGGAAGCAGGCCTTCGCCGAGCGCACGGACGCCCAGATGGCACTGGCGACGCAGTTCGCCTTTGACGCCGATCCGATCATCGCATGGGCCGACCGCCTGAAGGCCGAGGGCATCGACCTGCCGATCCACATTGGCATCGCGGGTCCGGCAAAGCTGCAGACCCTGATCAAGTTCGCCATCGCCTGTGGCGTCGGCCCCTCGCTCAAGGTTCTGCAAAAGCGTGCCATGGACGTGACCAAGCTGCTGCTGCCCTACGAGCCGACCGAGGTGCTGACCAAGCTGGCGGCACACAAGGCGGCGAACCCCGATTTCAACATCGAGCGCGTGCACTTCTTCCCCTTGGGCGGTATCAATGCCACGGCGGACTGGACGATCCAGAACGGCGGCGCCTCGGGCCGCCCCGCCAACGGCTGA
- a CDS encoding virulence factor, which translates to MAELTIVYWRDIPAQVIVGKGRRGSKVQLPERFEQAIDRAAMKSGAAGTDDYLAEWRKVASGTVEGDPDEAAKAEAARLDTEYDADRLKALIANGGHA; encoded by the coding sequence ATGGCAGAGCTTACCATCGTCTACTGGCGCGACATCCCGGCGCAGGTGATCGTCGGCAAGGGTCGCCGTGGCTCCAAGGTGCAGCTGCCCGAGCGGTTCGAGCAGGCCATCGACCGCGCCGCCATGAAGTCCGGCGCCGCCGGTACCGACGACTACCTCGCCGAATGGCGCAAGGTCGCCTCCGGCACGGTCGAGGGCGACCCGGACGAGGCCGCCAAGGCCGAGGCCGCGCGCCTCGACACCGAATACGACGCCGATCGCCTGAAGGCGCTGATCGCCAACGGCGGCCACGCCTGA
- a CDS encoding sulfotransferase family 2 domain-containing protein, whose translation MPIALKTPCVACQALPKAACSSVKQALAQIDPGVTRPRGGLALSEEHDLYPTVRFQRRVWDRLARAWRFCVVRDPARRLMSCYTDIVQGRDALRHSPRLRRRGDLPLDPDADTFFANLARYRARSSLVKHHALGAELFLGRDCARNYNHVFRTSELAFLAAELSERSGRWVVMARANRSEGGAVGARSLRGCGGRYQALPRR comes from the coding sequence ATGCCCATCGCGTTGAAGACACCCTGCGTGGCCTGCCAGGCTCTGCCGAAAGCCGCCTGCTCCTCGGTCAAACAGGCCCTTGCCCAGATTGATCCGGGGGTGACACGGCCGCGTGGCGGGCTTGCCCTGAGTGAGGAGCATGACCTTTATCCCACCGTGCGCTTCCAGCGCCGCGTCTGGGACCGGCTGGCGAGGGCCTGGCGGTTCTGCGTTGTCCGCGACCCCGCCAGGCGCCTGATGTCGTGTTACACCGACATCGTTCAGGGCCGCGATGCGCTGCGCCACAGCCCGCGCCTGCGGCGGCGCGGGGATCTGCCGCTGGATCCCGATGCCGACACATTCTTTGCCAATCTCGCCCGGTATCGTGCGCGATCGTCCCTTGTGAAACATCATGCCCTGGGCGCGGAGCTGTTCCTTGGCCGCGACTGCGCGCGCAACTACAACCATGTCTTTCGCACGTCGGAGCTGGCCTTTCTGGCGGCGGAACTGTCCGAACGCTCGGGCCGCTGGGTGGTCATGGCGCGCGCCAACCGTTCGGAAGGGGGGGCTGTCGGTGCACGATCTCTCCGGGGCTGCGGTGGACGCTATCAGGCCCTACCTCGACGGTGA
- a CDS encoding Ppx/GppA phosphatase family protein, producing the protein MAPERPKAAGAFPKPVESPAPERPDPHALYAALDLGTNSCRMLIAQPKGSQFHVLDSFSKSVQLGQGLEKYGKLSRASMGRTVSALRVCRQKIERHKVSRMRLVATEACRRARNAREFIRHVKAETGLSLEIIQPEEEARLAVISCAPLVSTKTEQLLVVDIGGGSTELVWIDLSRVEPRERPRAIMRLHAGFHPPDSPFPTAKVVDWISVPLGVATLRDQFSDVVDDAGRYALMSWYFEENLAEFSPYQDEQTREGFQIVGTSGTVTTVAASHLGLRRYDRTKVDGLRMTSDQIEAVIQGYLEMGPAGRRQDPRIGPDRHALIMSGSAILQALLRVWPTDRLSVADRGLREGLLYAQMSADGVLEDGPL; encoded by the coding sequence ATGGCGCCAGAGCGTCCCAAGGCTGCGGGCGCTTTCCCGAAACCGGTAGAGAGTCCCGCGCCTGAACGGCCCGATCCGCATGCGTTGTATGCAGCGCTGGATCTGGGCACAAACAGTTGTCGCATGCTGATTGCCCAACCCAAGGGCAGCCAGTTTCACGTGCTGGACAGTTTCTCGAAGTCGGTCCAGCTGGGCCAAGGGCTTGAGAAATACGGAAAACTCAGTCGCGCCTCGATGGGGCGGACGGTTTCCGCGCTGCGCGTCTGCCGACAGAAAATCGAGCGGCACAAGGTCTCGCGCATGCGCCTTGTGGCGACGGAGGCCTGCCGCCGGGCGCGCAACGCCCGCGAGTTCATCCGGCATGTCAAGGCCGAGACCGGGCTGAGCCTGGAAATCATTCAGCCGGAGGAAGAAGCGCGCCTTGCGGTGATCTCCTGCGCGCCGCTGGTGTCCACCAAGACAGAGCAACTTCTGGTTGTCGACATCGGCGGCGGGTCCACCGAACTGGTGTGGATCGACCTCAGCCGGGTCGAGCCGCGCGAACGCCCGCGGGCGATCATGCGCCTGCATGCCGGGTTCCATCCGCCCGACAGCCCCTTTCCAACCGCGAAGGTGGTGGACTGGATCTCTGTGCCGCTTGGGGTGGCGACCCTGCGGGACCAGTTCTCGGACGTGGTGGACGACGCCGGACGCTATGCGCTGATGAGCTGGTACTTTGAAGAAAATCTCGCAGAATTCAGCCCTTACCAGGATGAGCAAACGCGCGAAGGGTTCCAGATCGTGGGCACCTCGGGCACGGTTACAACGGTCGCGGCCTCGCATCTTGGCCTGCGGCGCTACGACCGGACCAAGGTGGACGGGCTGCGCATGACTTCTGACCAGATCGAGGCGGTGATCCAGGGCTACCTGGAAATGGGTCCGGCCGGGCGGCGTCAGGATCCGCGTATCGGGCCGGACCGGCACGCGCTGATCATGTCCGGTTCGGCGATCCTTCAGGCGCTTCTGCGGGTCTGGCCGACGGATAGGCTTTCGGTGGCCGACCGGGGGCTGCGCGAGGGGCTTTTGTATGCGCAGATGTCAGCGGATGGCGTTCTGGAAGATGGGCCTTTATAG
- a CDS encoding RlmE family RNA methyltransferase translates to MAKEPKNSSGRGQRDLKVKVKTARGRKTSSTRWLQRQLNDPYVKRARTEGYRGRAAFKILEIDDKYRFLVPGARVVDLGCAPGGWCQVAVPRVNALGEKSGKAQGFVLGVDLQAVDPIAGAELHQLDFMEEGADDKVKVWLGGRADVVMSDMAAASSGHKQTDHLRIISLCEAAAELAFDVLEPGGTFVAKVLAGGAEGSLQQVLKQRFDKVANYKPPASRSDSSEKFVVATGFRG, encoded by the coding sequence ATGGCAAAGGAGCCGAAGAACTCTTCGGGACGCGGACAACGCGATCTGAAGGTCAAGGTCAAGACCGCGCGGGGGCGCAAGACCTCGTCGACGCGCTGGCTGCAAAGGCAGCTGAACGACCCCTATGTGAAACGCGCGCGGACTGAAGGGTATCGTGGAAGAGCGGCTTTCAAGATACTGGAAATAGACGATAAATACAGGTTTTTGGTGCCCGGCGCCCGGGTCGTCGACCTGGGGTGCGCGCCCGGTGGCTGGTGCCAGGTTGCGGTGCCGCGCGTCAACGCGCTTGGCGAGAAGAGCGGCAAGGCGCAGGGCTTCGTGCTGGGGGTCGACCTGCAGGCTGTCGATCCGATTGCCGGCGCCGAGCTGCATCAGCTCGACTTCATGGAGGAGGGCGCTGACGACAAGGTGAAAGTCTGGCTTGGCGGGCGCGCGGATGTGGTGATGTCGGACATGGCGGCGGCCTCGTCGGGGCACAAGCAGACCGATCACCTGCGGATCATTTCGCTGTGCGAGGCGGCGGCCGAACTGGCGTTCGACGTGCTCGAACCCGGCGGGACCTTCGTGGCAAAGGTGCTTGCGGGTGGCGCTGAGGGATCCCTGCAGCAGGTTCTCAAGCAGCGTTTCGACAAGGTGGCGAATTACAAACCTCCGGCAAGCCGTTCCGATTCATCGGAAAAATTTGTTGTCGCAACGGGGTTCAGGGGCTGA
- a CDS encoding lipocalin family protein, producing MESPKTSVSVPMRNPTASVASQSDVTVGRLAGPWRIVQGAGVAPGGMVRVEADRIVLDGVALPLRPLGQGRFRMGDEVVWVHWLDFDNRTAALGSPDGSRVWIMDRIGDPGERLDAAREILAWYGYDVSRLGRAPQ from the coding sequence ATGGAGTCGCCGAAGACCTCGGTGTCGGTCCCCATGCGCAATCCGACCGCTTCGGTCGCGTCGCAATCCGACGTCACGGTCGGTCGGCTCGCCGGCCCCTGGAGGATCGTGCAGGGCGCCGGTGTGGCGCCCGGCGGCATGGTTCGGGTGGAGGCAGACAGGATCGTTCTGGACGGAGTCGCCCTGCCGCTGCGCCCCTTGGGGCAAGGCCGGTTCCGAATGGGCGACGAGGTGGTCTGGGTGCATTGGCTGGACTTCGACAATCGGACGGCGGCCTTGGGGAGCCCTGACGGGTCGCGGGTCTGGATCATGGATCGCATCGGTGATCCGGGGGAGAGGCTGGACGCCGCACGCGAAATCCTGGCCTGGTACGGCTATGACGTGTCGCGGCTGGGCCGGGCGCCGCAATGA
- a CDS encoding carnitine 3-dehydrogenase gives MRKLACVIGGGVIGGGWVARFAVMGWDVRVFDPDPRAAERIGAVMKGAERALPMLFESAMPKPGRVSYHATLAEAVQGASYIQESVPERLDLKTAVFQDIQRHCSCDAVIASSTSGFRPSQLRDGLERPEQLVVAHPFNPVYLLPLVELVQGASFDPYFTDKAEKIMTEIGMYPLRIRAEIDAHIADRLLEAVWREALWLVKDGLATTQEIDDSIRYGFGLRWAQMGLFETYRIAGGEAGMAHFLEQFGPALKWPWSRLTEVPDLDADLVKTISDQSDAQSGNLGIGDLERVRDDSLVAILRALKGQGAAAGKLLKEQDDRLRGPLGDGVPLVTVRRKVPVDWTDSNGHMNEGRYGQVFSDASEALMAHVGADQAYIAAGHSYFTAETNIKYHAETLAAEYIIVETRVALGAGKKLRLLHEMKGHGGDTRATCDQFLLHVSLETRRSCPPLPDVRQRVEALASAHATAL, from the coding sequence ATGAGAAAGCTGGCCTGCGTCATCGGCGGCGGCGTGATCGGGGGCGGCTGGGTGGCGCGTTTTGCCGTGATGGGCTGGGATGTCCGGGTCTTCGACCCGGATCCGCGCGCCGCCGAGAGGATTGGCGCCGTCATGAAAGGCGCAGAGCGGGCCTTGCCGATGCTGTTCGAGTCCGCCATGCCCAAGCCGGGACGGGTGAGTTATCACGCGACGCTTGCCGAGGCGGTGCAGGGCGCCAGCTATATCCAGGAAAGCGTGCCGGAGAGGTTGGATCTGAAAACGGCTGTTTTTCAGGATATTCAGCGCCATTGTTCATGTGATGCTGTCATCGCATCCTCGACCAGCGGTTTTCGGCCGTCGCAGCTGCGCGACGGGCTGGAGCGACCCGAGCAGCTTGTTGTGGCACATCCTTTCAACCCGGTTTACCTTCTGCCGCTAGTGGAGTTGGTTCAGGGCGCGAGCTTTGATCCTTACTTTACTGATAAGGCAGAGAAAATTATGACAGAAATCGGGATGTATCCGTTGCGGATCCGGGCCGAGATCGACGCCCATATCGCCGATCGGCTGCTGGAGGCGGTCTGGCGTGAGGCGCTTTGGCTTGTGAAGGATGGCCTCGCCACGACACAGGAGATCGACGACTCGATCCGCTATGGCTTCGGTCTGCGGTGGGCGCAGATGGGCCTGTTCGAGACCTATCGCATCGCCGGGGGCGAAGCCGGGATGGCGCATTTCCTGGAACAGTTCGGCCCGGCCCTGAAATGGCCGTGGAGCAGGTTGACGGAGGTGCCGGACCTTGATGCGGATCTGGTGAAAACCATTTCGGATCAATCGGATGCACAATCCGGCAATCTGGGCATCGGGGATCTGGAACGGGTGCGCGACGACAGCCTTGTGGCGATCCTGCGCGCATTGAAGGGGCAGGGTGCGGCGGCGGGCAAGCTGTTGAAAGAGCAGGATGATCGCCTGCGCGGTCCGCTTGGCGACGGGGTGCCGCTGGTGACGGTGCGAAGAAAGGTGCCGGTCGACTGGACCGACAGCAATGGGCACATGAACGAGGGGCGCTATGGGCAGGTCTTTAGCGATGCCTCGGAAGCGCTGATGGCGCATGTCGGCGCCGATCAGGCCTATATCGCGGCGGGGCATAGCTATTTTACCGCCGAAACCAACATCAAATATCACGCGGAAACCCTTGCCGCAGAATATATTATTGTCGAGACGCGTGTTGCGCTTGGCGCCGGGAAGAAGCTGCGCCTGCTGCATGAGATGAAAGGACACGGCGGCGATACACGCGCCACGTGCGATCAGTTCTTGTTGCATGTGTCGCTTGAGACGCGGCGCTCTTGTCCTCCGCTGCCGGATGTCCGACAGAGGGTCGAGGCTTTGGCCAGCGCGCATGCCACGGCGCTCTGA